Proteins encoded within one genomic window of Manis pentadactyla isolate mManPen7 chromosome 4, mManPen7.hap1, whole genome shotgun sequence:
- the NPPB gene encoding natriuretic peptides B isoform X1 → MDPQTVLPRALLLFLFLHLSPLGGRSSPLRGPSTTSDLSGMQELLDGLRDTVSELQAERMALELPQQVRVLEEAWGATEAASSGVSGPPDSTLQALRGLRSPKMMRNSGCFGRRLDRIGSLSGLGCNDEETAVQRDGLL, encoded by the exons ATGGACCCCCAGACCGTGCTGCCCCGGGCGCTGCTGCTGTTCTTGTTCTTGCACCTGTCGCCGCTGGGCGGTCGCTCCTCCCCTCTGCGTGGCCCCAGCACCACCTCGGATCTGTCGGGAATGCAG GAGCTGCTGGACGGTCTGCGGGACACAGTTTCGGAGCTGCAGGCAGAGCGGATGGCCCTGGAGCTGCCCCAGCAGGTCCGAGTCCTGGAAGAAGCCTGGGGGGCCACTGAGGCAGCCTCCTCGGGGGTCTCTGGGCCCCCAGACAGCACTCTCCAGGCCCTGCGAGGACTACGCAGTCCCAAGATGATGCGCAACTCAGGCTGCTTTGGGCGGAGGCTGGACAGGATAGGCTCCCTAAGCGGCCTGGGCTGCAATG ATGAGGAGACTGCGGTCCAGAGAGATGGACTACTCTAA
- the NPPA gene encoding natriuretic peptides A: MGSFSAATMGLLLFLACQLPGQTGANPVYSSVSNADLMDFKNLLDHLEDKMPLEDEVVPQQVLSEQNEEAGPALSPLPEVPPWTGEVNPAQRDGGALGRGPWDSSDRSALLKNKLRALLAAPRSLRRSSCFGGRMDRIGAQSGLGCNSFRYRR, translated from the exons ATGGGCTCCTTCTCCGCCGCCACGATGGGCTTGCTCCTCTTTCTGGCCTGTCAGCTCCCAGGGCAAACTGGAGCTAATCCTGTGTACAGCTCGGTGTCCAACGCAGACCTGATGGATTTCAAG aATTTGCTGGACCACTTGGAGGACAAGATGCCTTTAGAAGATGAGGTTGTTCCCCAACAAGTACTGAGTGAGCAGAATGAGGAGGCTGGGCCAGCTCTCAGCCCCCTCCCTGAGGTGCCTCCCTGGACTGGGGAGGTCAACCCAGCACAGAGAGATGGGGGTGCCCTCGGCCGGGGCCCCTGGGACTCCTCTGATAGGTCGGCCCTCCTGAAAAACAAGCTGAGGGCACTGCTCGCTGCCCCTCGGAGCCTGCGGAGGTCCAGCTGCTTCGGGGGCAGGATGGACAGGATTGGAGCCCAGAGCGGACTGGGTTGCAACAGCTTCCGG TACCGAAGATAA
- the NPPB gene encoding natriuretic peptides B isoform X2, with translation MDPQTVLPRALLLFLFLHLSPLGGRSSPLRGPSTTSDLSGMQELLDGLRDTVSELQAERMALELPQQVRVLEEAWGATEAASSGVSGPPDSTLQALRGLRSPKMMRNSGCFGRRLDRIGSLSGLGCNVLRKY, from the exons ATGGACCCCCAGACCGTGCTGCCCCGGGCGCTGCTGCTGTTCTTGTTCTTGCACCTGTCGCCGCTGGGCGGTCGCTCCTCCCCTCTGCGTGGCCCCAGCACCACCTCGGATCTGTCGGGAATGCAG GAGCTGCTGGACGGTCTGCGGGACACAGTTTCGGAGCTGCAGGCAGAGCGGATGGCCCTGGAGCTGCCCCAGCAGGTCCGAGTCCTGGAAGAAGCCTGGGGGGCCACTGAGGCAGCCTCCTCGGGGGTCTCTGGGCCCCCAGACAGCACTCTCCAGGCCCTGCGAGGACTACGCAGTCCCAAGATGATGCGCAACTCAGGCTGCTTTGGGCGGAGGCTGGACAGGATAGGCTCCCTAAGCGGCCTGGGCTGCAATG TGCTGAGGAAGTATTAA